One region of Marispirochaeta aestuarii genomic DNA includes:
- a CDS encoding histidine kinase dimerization/phosphoacceptor domain -containing protein, translated as MTAAQKTILLVEDEVLVAASQKLTLEEYGFAVIPANSGAQAIECIKRDPSINMVLMDIDLGPGKPDGTGTAEKILTLRDLPIIFCTNHAEKEMVDQVRGIARYGYVLKYAGEFVLIESINMAFELFETQSQLKKENARKESAEGAANEQLRNIRFLADTAVQFIDTAVDRNIYRYIGECLHTLVPEAYITVNSVNQNEGVLTTEALLGVGNRYDRLISIMGLNPVGNTYRVDSSIFELAGGKLEEFSGGLHELTFGGIPKRVCSALESFFQIGSIYGMAFMVDKQIYATSTFLMKRGNTIKNSETIEAFVRQASIALKRQKIEEDLRNSRQELQNLLREKELLLQETHHRIKNNMNMIHSLLSIQSRSLEDKNSRNILKDAAGRLQTMMLLYEQLYRSENYRELNANDFIPPLVQRIADSFPPRPGINCSVDVENLKIKPKVMTPLGIIITELITNSMKHAFNETPEGQIRLKVSKGGDSSLRLVYRDNGSGLPEHIKTEKGSGLGLKLIDALVRQLDGSLEIENTRGVKITITCKAG; from the coding sequence ATGACTGCGGCACAAAAAACAATCCTCCTTGTAGAAGATGAAGTCCTGGTGGCTGCAAGTCAGAAACTGACCCTCGAGGAGTACGGTTTTGCGGTCATACCGGCAAACAGCGGGGCACAGGCCATTGAATGCATAAAAAGGGACCCTTCAATAAATATGGTCCTTATGGATATCGATCTGGGACCGGGAAAACCGGATGGCACCGGAACCGCAGAAAAGATCCTGACCTTACGGGATCTTCCCATAATCTTCTGTACCAATCACGCGGAAAAGGAGATGGTAGACCAGGTGCGGGGAATCGCCAGGTACGGCTATGTTCTCAAGTACGCCGGCGAGTTCGTTTTGATTGAATCCATAAACATGGCCTTCGAATTGTTTGAAACCCAGAGCCAGCTGAAAAAGGAGAACGCCCGGAAGGAATCCGCCGAAGGGGCCGCGAATGAGCAGCTCAGGAATATCAGGTTCCTTGCCGACACGGCAGTTCAGTTCATAGACACCGCGGTGGACCGGAACATCTACAGGTACATAGGCGAATGCCTTCACACCCTGGTCCCGGAGGCATACATCACGGTTAACTCGGTTAACCAGAACGAGGGGGTTCTGACCACGGAGGCCCTGCTGGGGGTGGGAAACAGGTACGACAGGCTGATTTCCATAATGGGTCTCAATCCCGTCGGAAATACCTACAGGGTGGATTCATCCATATTTGAACTTGCAGGCGGAAAACTCGAAGAGTTCTCCGGGGGACTCCATGAGCTGACCTTCGGGGGAATTCCCAAAAGGGTCTGCAGCGCCCTGGAAAGTTTTTTTCAGATAGGCAGTATATACGGAATGGCCTTTATGGTGGACAAACAGATATATGCGACCTCCACATTCCTCATGAAAAGGGGGAACACCATAAAGAACAGCGAAACCATAGAGGCTTTCGTACGACAGGCAAGCATTGCACTGAAGAGACAGAAAATTGAGGAGGATCTGCGGAACAGCAGACAGGAGCTCCAGAACCTGCTCAGGGAAAAGGAACTGCTTCTCCAGGAAACCCACCATCGCATAAAGAACAACATGAACATGATCCACAGCCTGCTGTCAATTCAGTCCCGCTCCCTGGAAGACAAAAACAGCCGGAATATTCTCAAGGATGCTGCCGGCAGGCTGCAGACCATGATGCTGCTCTACGAACAGCTGTACCGTTCGGAGAACTATCGTGAACTCAATGCAAATGATTTCATCCCTCCCCTGGTACAGAGAATAGCGGATTCCTTTCCGCCGAGACCCGGTATAAACTGCTCCGTTGATGTGGAGAATCTGAAAATAAAGCCAAAGGTCATGACTCCTCTTGGGATTATTATTACCGAACTGATTACAAATTCCATGAAACACGCATTCAACGAAACTCCGGAGGGGCAGATCAGGCTGAAGGTGTCGAAAGGAGGCGATTCATCACTGAGACTTGTTTACAGGGACAACGGATCCGGATTGCCTGAGCATATTAAAACAGAAAAGGGTTCCGGGCTTGGCCTCAAACTGATTGACGCCCTTGTCCGTCAATTGGATGGTTCGCTGGAAATAGAGAACACGCGCGGCGTAAAGATTACTATTACCTGCAAAGCGGGCTGA
- a CDS encoding LytS/YhcK type 5TM receptor domain-containing protein, which produces MHFDNQVIILLRNLVSQGGLILFFAFLLTRIRGLKRMVLATSPRPREIIVLLLFFSGIGILGTYTGIPIMGALANARVVGVFVGGLLGGPLVGITAGILAGFHRWSIDIGGFTSVACMVSTITEGLIAGFLSPRFRRAENKWLFAARWGATAELVQMLLILLIARPFAEALQLVQIIAVPMVLGNAVGIGMFIAVSEDAFREEERIAVRQSHRVLATARETTEFLRSGFTPETAAIAASIILKNLKVSAVSLTNREKCLAHKGAGENHHKALEPLRTNLTREVIQSGSYRVAGTKEEIGCSEEGCPLSSAVIVPLKVKGETVGTLKLYRTGRRTVNSVDTEVALGLATLFSTQIEVSELQRQSELLATAELQALQSQIRPHFLFNALTTITSLIRTKPRQARELLISLSELLRRSLKKPENHIPLEEELRYIRSYLEIEKSRFGDKLSIEYAVEAPENTLLPPLTLQPIVENAVKHGIAGKLQGGKIRLSAWRQGESICFEVRDDGVGMNPEKLKRALNPGDTSDSIGLRNVNERLEYLYGSGLMISSVPGEGTTVGFAVPAPATASVGA; this is translated from the coding sequence ATGCACTTCGATAATCAGGTAATCATACTGCTGCGCAATCTGGTAAGCCAGGGAGGCTTGATTCTCTTTTTCGCCTTTTTACTGACCAGAATACGCGGTCTTAAAAGAATGGTTCTTGCTACCAGTCCCAGGCCTCGTGAGATCATCGTACTTCTTCTCTTTTTTTCCGGCATCGGTATTCTGGGCACATACACGGGAATTCCGATAATGGGAGCCCTGGCGAATGCCCGGGTAGTGGGAGTTTTTGTGGGGGGACTTCTGGGAGGTCCTCTGGTGGGGATCACAGCAGGAATACTGGCGGGGTTCCATCGCTGGTCCATCGATATCGGAGGTTTCACCTCCGTGGCATGCATGGTGTCCACCATTACCGAAGGGCTTATCGCCGGATTCCTGAGTCCCCGTTTTCGCAGGGCGGAGAACAAATGGCTCTTCGCCGCCCGATGGGGGGCCACGGCGGAACTGGTGCAGATGCTCCTGATACTTCTGATCGCCAGACCTTTTGCAGAAGCCCTGCAGCTTGTCCAGATAATAGCCGTTCCCATGGTTCTGGGAAACGCCGTGGGCATCGGTATGTTCATCGCGGTTTCGGAGGATGCCTTCCGCGAAGAAGAACGTATCGCCGTCAGGCAGTCGCACCGGGTCCTGGCAACCGCACGGGAGACTACCGAATTCCTGCGTTCAGGATTCACACCGGAGACGGCCGCAATAGCGGCGTCAATTATCCTGAAAAACCTCAAGGTCTCTGCAGTCTCCCTGACGAACAGGGAAAAATGCCTCGCCCACAAGGGCGCCGGCGAGAACCATCATAAAGCCCTGGAACCCCTTCGAACAAACCTGACCCGTGAGGTTATTCAGAGCGGGTCATACCGCGTGGCCGGCACGAAGGAGGAGATAGGCTGCTCGGAAGAGGGCTGCCCCCTGAGTTCCGCGGTAATTGTGCCTCTGAAGGTCAAGGGAGAGACCGTCGGGACCCTCAAGCTCTATCGTACCGGTCGCAGAACGGTCAACTCCGTGGATACGGAGGTTGCCCTGGGACTGGCCACCCTCTTTTCCACCCAGATCGAGGTCAGTGAACTCCAGCGGCAGTCGGAGCTGCTGGCAACGGCGGAGCTGCAGGCCCTGCAAAGCCAGATCAGACCCCATTTTCTTTTCAATGCCCTTACAACCATAACATCCCTCATCCGGACCAAACCCCGGCAGGCCCGGGAGCTCCTGATCTCCTTGAGCGAACTGTTGCGACGCTCGCTGAAAAAGCCGGAAAATCACATTCCCCTGGAAGAGGAGCTCCGGTACATCCGTTCCTATCTGGAAATAGAAAAAAGCCGCTTCGGCGACAAGCTCAGCATAGAATATGCCGTGGAGGCCCCCGAGAACACCCTGCTTCCGCCCCTGACCCTGCAGCCGATTGTGGAGAATGCCGTCAAGCACGGGATAGCAGGCAAACTTCAGGGAGGGAAAATACGGCTCTCCGCCTGGCGTCAGGGGGAGTCGATCTGTTTTGAGGTCCGGGACGACGGTGTCGGAATGAATCCCGAAAAACTCAAACGGGCCCTGAATCCTGGAGATACCAGCGACAGCATCGGGCTGCGGAATGTAAACGAACGTCTGGAGTATCTCTACGGCAGCGGGCTCATGATAAGCAGTGTTCCGGGAGAAGGCACCACCGTGGGCTTTGCCGTTCCTGCGCCGGCCACAGCGTCCGTGGGAGCCTGA